A window of Lacibacter sediminis contains these coding sequences:
- a CDS encoding protein-disulfide reductase DsbD domain-containing protein, which yields MEKFITTIGLLFISVALFAQSGSKVKWDYTVKKLADKKYEVRMVANIQPGWHLYSQTQGADAIALPTTITFAKNPLLVVSGKPKEVGKVTDAFDKATQSRSRFYSNKVEFVQVVTVKSNVKTSLTGDVEFMVCDDKQCLPPDKSKFSVKLEG from the coding sequence ATGGAAAAATTTATTACAACTATTGGTTTATTGTTCATTTCAGTTGCCTTGTTTGCACAAAGCGGCAGCAAGGTGAAATGGGACTATACGGTAAAGAAACTTGCTGATAAGAAATACGAGGTGCGTATGGTGGCGAATATTCAGCCGGGCTGGCATTTATACAGTCAAACGCAAGGCGCTGATGCTATTGCATTGCCAACCACGATTACATTCGCTAAAAATCCACTCCTGGTGGTGAGTGGCAAACCGAAAGAAGTTGGTAAAGTAACCGATGCTTTTGATAAAGCCACACAATCCCGTTCACGCTTTTATTCCAACAAAGTGGAATTTGTACAGGTTGTTACAGTGAAATCAAATGTAAAAACTTCGCTTACAGGTGATGTAGAATTTATGGTGTGTGATGATAAGCAATGCCTTCCTCCCGATAAATCAAAATTCAGCGTCAAGTTAGAAGGATAA